Below is a window of Naumovozyma castellii chromosome 9, complete genome DNA.
TCCTTGTAACATTAGATCAAAGATAAAAGGATGACCTCCATTAAAAATAAGTGCCAATCTGACAGCTCTTGCAAAGGAAATGTACCTTTCAATAACCAACTTGTCACCTAAAGTTTTACAATAAACCATTGATGGTAAAGATGGGGTAGTCTTTTCTCGATCTTCATCCAAAACAGAATATTTCGGTATAATTTGTGACTCTAcgtatttttcaatttcaaagacTAGTTCATCTGGATTCCCTTCAAAGTCTGAATagtttttcttcaattgctTTTCTAAACAG
It encodes the following:
- the FMP23 gene encoding Fmp23p (ancestral locus Anc_3.254), encoding MNKLVTRYFSANLRLCSRLASNRLIIPPLAHINGGSATQKIKDKKKNFIKVGEYRQLPEDNPIEKYYDEIETFSKACLEKQLKKNYSDFEGNPDELVFEIEKYVESQIIPKYSVLDEDREKTTPSLPSMVYCKTLGDKLVIERYISFARAVRLALIFNGGHPFIFDLMLQGRSVFDKIGEKTK